The following proteins come from a genomic window of Perognathus longimembris pacificus isolate PPM17 chromosome 12, ASM2315922v1, whole genome shotgun sequence:
- the LOC125360618 gene encoding golgin subfamily A member 2-like, producing MGLAEYKKMKNGSTDTGPNAARTGYHACPTLPHLTPTLSKTRDNSSWLPPRKISGNSTKQAASRVQQEKRRNNLKATVNLTPPLWVSHLNRPPKPTRLFLHPQTLCSLSVPFHTPQTPAVVMDTATMKDQDADISLNTMAELESLKHLSEKLTSFVSDTTLTPDRETLPCSEQMQDLEELYEGLAEALDACCQTNIKLAKKVKVLEKNSRDDVNELHQEKAYHQNLLKENDELRKDLQLHKQTIEILVSQKNDLYTQLTTMQQAATHKAEEMRGLSSHLQSSQRRVSELEAVLSAISSQQKEEKEHTRELTREKDSLTVELEKTNKSMEELLEYKSTLEECLQMALLEKATVEHGREELQKKLVTSNILQLQCSGLCEHTVSPQALAQATKDKSQVGALKEELENMATQLQTQLQVNNTLSQQNLLLEEQLHALEQASNMCAVQAEDRLHQTLDTLTQNQSMISGARELNQHLQNQLAELQGGFVRLSGDNMELASTLQAEENTKKQLAKQLEQLQQKVLQGSRELQTVQENLQQTQEQLLATRQQNQQLQAQMSLLAVPGGSEMEEKKDEEAARLHLPIPENVQSPEDLIAFLFEAQTSVDAEKARLGQQLRQQKLRCQYLAQLAAENNRRPEQEALATQSSRDCISQEMQGITRHIENLTRLFKEDLQVKTFLKERVEDLELLCMQLRGEVDSIRDDTAFYGNHLVLLEKLQREKKECIAQLDQDTQRMALELQDLLFQLQFQAASQSPPAKPTSGPPKSESACEDEFEDIDLNSDEEPTGQGAWLALPLENPTVQRIEPELPDFKQMQQEEEDAACLSSQCMPFFYRHAMDDQLDILVI from the exons ATGGGCTTGGCAGAGTACAAGAAGATGAAGAATGGGAGCACAGACACTGGACCAAATGCAGCCAGGACAGGATATCATGCT TGCCCCACACTTCCCCATCTCACCCCTACCCTGTCGAAAACCAGAGACAACAGCAGTTGGCTGCCGCCAAGAAAAATCTCAGGCAATAGCACAAAACAAGCAGCCTCCAGGGTCCagcaggagaaaagaagaaacaacctAAAAGCCACAGTGAATCTGACACCACCACTGTGGGTAAGTCACCTGAATAGGCCCCCAAAGCCCACAAGGCTCTTCCTGCACCCACAGACTCTCTGCTCCCTCTCAGTGCCCTTTCACACCCCTCAAACCCCTGCTGTTGTAATGGACACAGCAACAATGAAAGACCAGGATGCTGACATCAGCCTGAACACCATGGCCGAACTCGAGAGCCTGAAACACCTTTCTGAAAAGCTCACTAGCTTCGTGTCTGACACCACACTGACCCCAGACAGGGAGACTCTCCCCTGTTCTGAACAAATGCAGGATCTCGAGGAGCTATATGAAGGGCTGGCAGAAGCCCTAGACGCCTGCTGTCAAACAAACATCAAACTCGCCAAGAAGGTGAAGGTACTGGAAAAAAACAGCAGAGATGATGTGAATGAATTACACCAAGAGAAGGCGTACCATCAAAACTTATTGAAAGAAAACGATGAGCTGAGGAAAGATCTGCAGCTCCACAAGCAAACCATCGAAATTCTAGTATCACAAAAGAACGATCTATACACACAGCTGACCACCATGCAGCAGGCCGCCACTCATAAGGCAGAAGAGATGCGGGGTCTTTCCAGCCACCTGCAGTCTTCCCAACGGCGAGTGTCGGAGCTGGAGGCTGTACTTTCTGCCATCTCCAGCCagcagaaggaggaaaaggaacatACTAGGGAGCTgacaagagagaaagacagcCTAACGGTAGAGCTGGAGAAGACCAATAAAAGCATGGAAGAACTCCTGGAGTACAAATCCACCCTGGAAGAGTGTCTCCAAATGGCACTGCTTGAGAAAGCAACCGTGGAACACGGAAGGGAAGAGCTCCAAAAGAAGCTAGTGACATCCAACATACTCCAGCTACAGTGCTCAGGGCTGTGTGAACACACAGTCAGTCCTCAGGCCTTAGCACAGGCCACTAAAGACAAGAGCCAAGTAGGGGCACTGAAGGAGGAGCTGGAGAACATGGCTACACAGCTGCAAACACAGCTGCAAGTCAATAACACCTTAAGTCAACAAAACCTCCTGCTAGAGGAGCAGCTGCATGCCCTAGAGCAGGCCTCTAATATGTGTGCTGTGCAGGCAGAAGATCGCCTCCATCAAACATTAGACACCCTGACCCAGAACCAAAGCATGATCagtggtgctcgggaattgaaccaGCACCTCCAGAACCAGCTGGCTGAACTGCAAGGTGGCTTTGTGAGGCTCAGTGGTGACAACATGGAGCTGGCCAGCACCTTGCAGGCAGAGGAGAACACAAAGAAGCAACTGGCAAAGCAGCTGGAGCAGCTGCAGCAGAAGGTGCTGCAGGGCAGCAGGGAACTGCAGACAGTCCAGGAGAATTTGCAGCAGACCCAGGAGCAGCTCCTAGCCACCAGGCAGCAGAACCAGCAGCTGCAGGCTCAGATGAGCCTCCTGGCTGTCCCTGGAGGAagtgaaatggaagagaaaaaggatgagGAGGCTGCTAGGCTCCACCTCCCCATCCCAGAGAATGTTCAGAGCCCAGAAGACTTGATTGCCTTTCTCTTTGAGGCTCAAACCTCGGTTGATGCAGAGAAGGCCCGGCTGGGCCAGCAACTGAGACAGCAGAAACTGCGCTGCCAGTACCTGGCTCAACTGGCAGCCGAGAACAACAGGAGGCCCGAGCAGGAGGCCCTGGCCACACAGAGTAGCAGAGATTGCATTTCTCAGGAGATGCAAGGCATCACTAGGCACATTGAAAACCTGACGAGACTCTTCAAGGAAGACCTTCAGGTTAAAACATTTTTGAAGGAGCGAGTAGAGGACCTTGAACTACTCTGCATGCAGCTCAGGGGAGAGGTGGACAGCATCAGGGATGACACTGCTTTCTATGGAAATCACTTGGTGCTGCTGGAGAAGCTACAGCGGGAGAAGAAGGAATGCATCGCCCAGCTGGACCAGGACACACAAAGGATGGCGCTGGAGCTGCAGGATCTACTTTTCCAGCTGCAGTTTCAGGCAGCCTCTCAGAGCCCACCTGCAAAGCCCACCTCAGGCCCCCCAAAATCGGAGTCAGCCTGTGAGGATGAATTTGAAGACATAGACCTGAACAGTGATGAGGAGCCCACAGGACAAGGGGCATGGCTGGCTTTGCCCCTGGAGAACCCCACCGTGCAGCGGATAGAGCCAGAGCTGCCTGACTTCAAGCAAatgcagcaggaggaggaggatgcagCTTGCTTGAGCAGCCAGTGCATGCCTTTTTTCTACCGGCATGCTATGGATGACCAGCTAGACATCTTGGTCATCTAA